ACTTGACCTCTCCCACGCGACCCACTCCGCTGGGCGTGACTGCGGCCACCCCAGCCGTTTGGCCGATCAACACTCCAGAAAAGTCTTGGTATAGCCAAGCACCTTTAGCTTCGGAAACGATTGAGCTCAAAGCAGAGCGTGTGCGAATTCATCGTCGCCTCATTCTACGGCAGGAAGACCAAGCCCCCATCATCCACGAGCGTGTGGTCTCAACTGTCCAGCCCGATGCACTGAGCGAAGAAACGTTTTACCGGGCAGACCGTATCCTGCTCTCGACACGCACCCCGGATGAAATCCTAAATAAAGTAAGCAGGCACACAGCAATCAGTGGCATAGAAGTGATGCGCTCGAGCCCAATACTTCGCGTGCGCTTAGACATTTCTGATGACCCATTTCTTCTGCCCGACCTAAAAAGCACATTGGAGACCGAGCACCAGGGCCTTATTATCGGCAGAGACTATTTGATCGCTACCGCTGCCATTGAGACAAATGATCCTCTCAGCGTCCACCAATGGCACCTCGGCGGCTCGGGGAATGATTATCACATACAAGCCTTTGATGGTTGGGAACAACGACGCCACGCTCGATCTGTTGTCGTTGCGATTCTAGATAGCGGTGTCGATATATCCCACCCCGACCTCGTTCCCAATCTCTGGGAAAATTCAGGTGAAATCGCTGGGGACGGAATCGACAACGACGGCAACGGCTACGTCGATGATGTGCACGGTATTTATACCAATCATCCTGAGATCGAAGTAAGCGACCCGAATGGACATGGCACCCACGTGGCAGGCATTATCGGCGCGCGGGGCGATAATAGACTCGGAGTCACCGGCATTGCTTGGCAGACGCAGCTCATGGCGGTGCGCTTCATGGGAGAAGACGGCTCAGGGTATCTCTCAGATGCCGTCGAAGGTTTTGACTATGCCCGCCTCAATGACGCTCGAGTGATCAACTGCAGCTTCGGCTCTCCCAGTAATAGCTCATTCATGCGCCGGGCTATCGAACGCGCACGAGACGCCGGCGTGGTCGTCGTCGCAGCAGCAGGCAATGACGGGTCCGATACCGACGTCGTCCCCGGCTATCCAGCACTCTACACGACCTCGAATGTGATCAGTGTGGCGAGCACTCAACAGAATGGAGCCCTATCAAACTTCTCTAATTTTAACAGCACAGACATTGATGTTGCCGCTCCAGGCTCACGGATCGCCTCCACCTATCCAGTCGACCAGGGCAGCTATGTCTACCTCTCCGGTACGTCGATGGCGACTCCCGTAGTAGCTGGCATGATCGCACTCCTGATGGAAGAAGAGCCCAATTTAGAAACCGTTGCTCTGATCGACCGTATCAAAGCGACGAGCCGAGTCCCCAGCCGTGGCCGACTGCCTGTGGCGAGTGGCGGGATCGTATCTTTATCCGGAGCCTTGAGCGGCACACCTCCAGCAAATCCTCCCACCATTTCCGACGAAATAGAAGAGCTAATCATTCCTGTAGGAAATACCCTCAGCCTGTCTCCAACAGTAAACAGCGATACCGATGTCGAATATAGCTGGATTGGCCCCGACGGCTCGTATTTGGGCGCGACACTCGGCCTTGAAATCAGTTCGGCTAACATCTCCGACAGCGGCATCTATAGCCTGACAGCTACCAACGAGGCCGGTAGCACACAGCGCAGCTGGAACGTCACGGTGATGACTCCATCCATGGAAATTGCAGCTTCGTCGGGAGCCCTGGAATTGCCATGGATATCATCCTCCGGACTGGAGTGGATCAACCAGACTAATCCTTACGTCATGCACAGCCCCGCCATGACTCATAATGAATCCAGCAGTGTATCGGTTTATGTAGACGGTCCCGGAACACTGCACCTGGAGTATTACGTCTCCTCAGAGGCTTATTTTGATTTCTTTGAGGTCAAAGTCGACGGGATCACAGTGCTCCGAAAGTCAGGAAATGTGTTTTGGGATTCACTGGCACTCGATCTCAATTCTGGGCAGAGCGTAATCACTTTTTCCTACGATAAGGATCACAGCGTGAGCCATGGAGAAGACCGCGTATCGATACGCAATGTCTGGCTCGAAGAAGAGAGCGCTCCTGAAATCATCCTCCAACCTAGAAACCTCACATTAGCCGCGGGGGAATCGGGAGTCGCCAGCCTCAGCGTCGATCACGCAATTGGCGCCACCTTTGTCTGGTTTCACAACGAAATTGAAATCGCTAATACACAACGACCCAAACTGGCCATAATCGGATCTCTAGACGCCTCGGGCAGTTACCATGTCGAGCTCGTCCACGGGACCAACCGTACCGTCTCGGACACTTTCTCTGTCCGACTCGTCGAAGACGATTCAGGAGAATCTGATGATAACTTATCCCCACTTCCGAACGAAACGCCAATCACTTTAATGGTCGGCGAGCTTAGAGTGGAGGTAGAAGACTCAAGGAATGGATTTAGTATTTCAGAAGCTGGAGATTGGCTTCTAAAGGGAGACACGCCGGTCTCGTTTAGCTTCAACGCGAGCGAGACTGGCGCCTTTTCCTTATCATTGAGCGAACTAGCTGATCTGACCTGGGCCGTGACTGTGGATAATGCAAAACAAGATCTGATCGCAGGGGAACCGGGAACGTACTGGTTTGCCGCCCAGGCTGGAGAACGCGTCACAATCACCGCGACCAATACATCTAACGAACCTGTAAGTTTTGTTTGGGACCTGAATCAATTTGTCCCCGACACTCAAGGCCCGGTCGCCATATTCACAGCACAGTCAAATGTCATAGACTCACTCCAAGATCTAGAATCGATATACAGCATCGTATCTGCGTCGACCTACTCAATCGATTGGACACTCACCCCACTGGAACAAGGCACTATCGTTGCCTCCAGTGACTCATCCATCCTCTCGCAGCTCGAAGCGGCGGAATATCGTTTTTCTATGAGCATCGATCACCCCGCAGGTGTCTTTGATCTGCCTGAAGTCGATCTAGCCTACGTCGGCGATAGATCCGGTCTTTTCCCCGATTCAGTTGTGCTCACCGGAAATTGGTATCAACACGCGCGCCTGGGACTCTATTACTTCGAATCGCTCCCTTGGATAATGACACCCCATAGTGGTTGGTGGCACATCGCTGAAATGTCATCAGATCGCCGAACCTTCTGGGCTAGAGACACAAGCTTGGGCTGGATAAGAATTGATTTAGCGACCTTCCCTTACGTCTGGTCCGATGAGAGAAATTCGTGGCTCTATCTATATATAGATGGAGCGGAACGTTCTGTGTATGCGTTCGACAAGGCGACTTGGATCGAATGACGCGGACGCAAACGCTTTGGCAAAGCGTCCCTTACACTACCTATCCGACCACTCTCTTAATGCCGCAGCAATCGCTTGCGCGTATTCCTCGACCATAGATAAACGCTGCCGTCCATCGATTTCACGATAGCCTTCATAATCTCCAGCGGCGAAATGAGTGTAGGCCGCCACACTGTTTGCCACATAGGGCTCAAGAAAGACCACGGGGGCTTCAAACCGACGATTCGCGGCCAGATTTCGCGCCCAAATATACCCTTCCTGGTCCACCTGGGTCGCGTTGTCTCCCGTGTAGGTGTAGGCCGGGAGATGCGTGGCCTCCTTGAGATGCCGCGTAAAAATCTCGGCCGCTGCCATTTCCTGCACGAAATCGCCATGCGCCATTTTTTGCAAAAGTTCTAGACGCGCGGCGTCTGAATCAAGCTCTCCACGCATATAGGTACCGTGAACGAGGACATGCAGATTGTTCTCGTCAACCAGGGTAAATTTCTCGGGGTCCGGCCAGGAGGTCCCATTAATATGAATGCACACCACCAGGTCCGGACGCGGACCGGCATTGAGAACACGAGCCCGCGCTTCGATTTCTGCACTGCGATAAAAAAGGCGCTCTGCCAGGCTCTTGATCTGGTCTTGCTGATCCTGAGAAATCGCATCTTTTGATCCGGCATCATTACCCAAAATAGCAGCACGGGCTTTCTCATAGAAATCGTCTGCTCTCTTCTTTGTAGCGGGCCGATCCCCTTCCCGCGTGAGGACAATGTCTATCGCCTCGTCAACCAGGAGCTCTCTCACGCGCTGAGCCACCCGCAAAACGACATCTCCCTCCTGGAAGACAGGCCCATCATCAATTTTGAAGTGTCGGTGTTCCATCGGTCCCCACTCCCCACCTAAATGGCCAGGATCTAACACCACGAAAAACGGAGGCTGAGGTTCGGGGCGTCGCACGTCCTTCAGTCGAGCAAATCCCAGCAAGTCTCCTGACTGGCTCCATATCTCGATACGCTCCTCGTCTTCAGAGACTTTGACGGCGTCTGCCCAGTCCAGATTCGGAGCGTATACCTCATTCATCCATGCCACCACCGTCTCTGGATCGGCATAGACGACGGTGGCCTCCTCGTTCTGGGGTCCACATCCCGACAGAAAAATCGAGAATCCGAGGGTTGCTAGAGTTATCCGAAATGACACTGTCATCGAAGTCATCGAATCTATCGACCCACATCCACACAGCAAAGCAATCATGAATCGCGCCATTTCTACCCTTACCCTCGCCTTGATTACAGGCCTCTCATTACCCAATGCAGCCCATGCAGGCTGGCTCGATTGGCTATTTGGTAAAGACGAGGCGAGCAGCGAAACAACAGTCGCCGACCCCTTAGCACACTTCACCGCTGCCATAACCGAGCAGGCAAAAGCGCAAGGAGGCAGCCTGATCAAAGACCTGGCTAAGGACATGAACGGCAGTGTTGCAACCCTCGCTTCATTGCTCGGCGGGTCACCTGAGCAGGTAAAAACACTCAATAACACCCTGGGAGCATTTCAGGAAAACTTCTCTGCGAAAGACTTCACCACCCTACTCACCAGCTTAAGTGGACTTACTTCAGGCGGACTCAATGAGGAACAGCAAGGTGCCCTAACCAATACCATGAAAGCTGCGACAGCCTTTGGTTTGCAGACATTTTTATCTGACAGTCCGTACAAATCGGACGTGGAGAAAGTGATCACTTCCTTGCGCTCTGGAAACTACGTCAGCGCCATTCAGCCAATGATAAAACTCTCTGAAAACGCCAAGCTCAGCCCGGAACACCAAGGCCTAGTCGACGCAGCGAAGGGCTACTTCCAAAAGCTTGGCAGCAGCAAAGCCCTTGATAGCCTTAAAGGGCTACTCAAATAAATACGCTCAAATATCTCCTCAAAGAGTCTAGATTCGGTGACAGACCCATCAGGCCTAATTGAAGGGACGGGGGGTTCTTTGCACTGGACCTACAACGATCACCATAAAAGAGAGGAGCTATTACTCGCTATCCCTGTTACCCGTTGGTACCCTTGTTGTGGTCGAGCCGCTGTTTCAATTGCACTCAGACCCATCACACACGAACCGCGTGTTGATGGCACCGGCTGACATAAGCTTTACAATTTGACTACAAAACACAGTGTCTATCACAGATCCTCAGAAATGCGCTTTCTCTCCCTGCTTCTCCTTCTCCCCGCTGCCTTATACTCATTTAACGTCGGCAGCTTTTTATACTGCATCGTCGACTCGGAGAATAGTGAGAATGATATGACAGTTTCATTCATTCCACAGATAAGCCACACGATCTCCACGACTACGCCTCTAAGCACAAAGCAGAACTCGTCGAGCGAACGATTGCTCTCCAGCAGTATTTCCACCGACATCGCGCCTTCCTCCGCAGTTGAGTTGAACACTCAGCTGATTGATACAGATTACACGCTGACGGATTTAGAGACATCGTTCCTCGAAGACGATTTCGATGAATTTTCCTTCGAACTGGAGGAGTAGACTCGGAAAACTTACCAACAACTCGCGTGAGCAGTATTCATACAGCCTCCACCCTACGTCCGCTTCGCTAGAGACACAAAGAAACTATTTCCGGCGTCCTTTCTGCGCCTTCCGCGGCTCGATCATCTATCGATCCGACCCCCTCCATCGCCTTAAATCTCTCAAGGAGGCGCCAAGGCGCGGAGAAAAGTTTTACCAGTCTCATTAAGAGAAGATGCTCGCAGATGCTTTGCTCTAGTATTGGTCACGATTCGATGCAGTTGCTAAAATATTAATCGCACAAGAAGGCGGCGCTTGAGACGGGACTCTTTCCTGCGCCGAAGCCCGGTAGGCTTCAATAAAGAGTGTCCCGCTCAGCGAGGGAAGTAACGGCGATTGTTCCCGGCGCGAGTTGTGTTTTCTGAGAAGGGGATAAAAGATTCGGTCCAGATCAGAGATTCTTGCCATCTGCGCATACACCCTCGACGTTGAACAAAAGAAAGGACTTGTGCTCCTTATCGATAGGGATACCGTGATACGATGGAAACAGTTACGATATCTCCGAAATTCCAAGTTGTTATCCCACAAAAGATTAGAGAACAGCTCGGCTTGCGCTCTGGCGAGAAGGTCCAGATGATTCCTTTCGATGGTCGCGTGGAAATTATTCCCTCGAAGCCGATGAAGCAGATGCGAGGATTTGTGAAGGGCATCAATACTGAGATCGATTCAAAGTAGCTTGAAATGAATATCGTAGATTCTTCTGGATGGCTCGCGTATTTCGCCGATGAGCCAACCGCTGATTTCTTTGCTGAGCCGATTGAATGTGTGGAGGATTTACTTGTTCCATCCATAACTCTTTACGAAGTATTCAAAGTCTTACTGCGAGAGGCAGGAAAAGATCGGGCTTTCCAAGGGGTAGCTGTGATGCTCCAGGGGCGGATTGTTGAGCTTAACACGGAGTACTCATTAGAGTCCGCAGCGATAGGGCTCGCGGAGGGGCTGGCTGTAGCAGATTCGATTATCTATGCGACCGCGTTGAAATGTGATGGAATTCTATGGACTCAAGACGTTCATTTTGAGGGTAAGGCAAACGTGAAATATACTTCAAAAGTAACTGAGGCCTAACAAGAATGATTGAGAGGGCGGCGCAGAACGTGATCCCTTCTCATCATGGAAAACGCAAACAGTCTCGTCGCGTCGACAGAGAGAACAGGTTGGTCTGTAAGTGGATAGAAGAAGATCGATGCGTGGTTTTCCTTCAATGTCGGTACCACTACGAACGCAATTAGAACAAGCCTGGATATATAACACAGATTATAGGCCGCAAGATTGACGGTTAGGTGTCGTGCAGGTATGAAGAGGTTGAAACAGTGGGGACAAGTCCCCAACCCAACTGCCTTTGTTGTAGTCGCCTCAACTACAACCACTGGAGCCGAAAAGCAACAACCCGAAAAACTCCCCGTCCTTTCAATTGCACCCGTGCAGGCAAAAGCAACAGGGGTCGGATCAAAAGATAACCTGCCTAGTCCCAATCAAAGACCAGCTCGCGAAAGCAATCTGTGCCCATCTGAGAAATCCGCGGTTAAATCCAAATTACGCAATAGATCGCGGCAGATGAAGCAGAGCGACACTAATGAAAACAGATTAGCGTGAATTCGCGTCCATTCGCGGATGAATTGAATCACCGATTGGCCCGACTGGTCTCTACAGCCAGCTACGCCCTGCGAAAGTCGACTGGGGTTTTTCTGCGTGGAAAGCAAGTGGTGCACACCTCGCACCCGTGAGCTGCTCCATCACACACACGCCGGGCCTGACAGTGCTCACGACCGTAAAAAATAATTTGTAGGTGGAGCTTATTCCAGGAGTCTCTTGGGAAGATTCGTTTCAAATCTTTCTCGGTCTGAGCCACGTTGCGCCCGTCTGAAAGCTTCCAACGCTGGGCGAGCCTATGAATGTGGGTGTCCACTGGAAAGGCAGGCACGCCGAAGGCCTGAGACATCACCACACTGGCCGTTTTGTGCCCCACCCCAGGCAAGGCCTCAAGCTTCTCAAGATCTGCAGGCACCTCTCTGTCATATGCATCTATTAAGATCTCAGAAAGTCGGTGGATGTTTTTCGATTTGGCAGGCGACAAGCCACAAGGACGGATAATCGCTTGTATATCCGACACTGTCTGCCTCGCCATGTCGGCTGGGTTATCTGCCAGAGTAAAGAGGCTGGGCGTCACTTGGTTAACGCGTTCATCCGTGCATTGCGCAGAAAGCAATACCGCCACAAGCAAGGTGTATGGATCCTTGTGATCCAGTGGAACCGGAGGATCCGGATAGAGCCTGTTCAACAGCTCAAAAATGTATGCTGCCCGTTCTTTTTTCAGCATATGTCAAAGCTTAGCAGCCTTATTCACTCGAGCTGTAGAAATCGTCGATCTTTTGAGCCACATCGCGGTAGCCGATATCAGCTGAATAAAGTTTCTTATACTCTTCTATAGCAGCGGTCTTATCTCCTTTGAGCTCCCAGCACTGAGCTAGCTCATACATGATCTCCTTCTTGAGATCATTCATGATCTTAAGCTCCGAGTTGGCTGTGTTCAGCTGTTCCGCTGCAAGATCGAAAATACGCTTGGTTTTGAAGGCTTTGCCCAAATTCACGAGAGACTCGATGCGCACCTTAGGGTTGCGCTGAGAGATTTGGAATTGACCAATCGCTTGATCCAACTCCCCCTTTTCGAGAAGCAAAACGCCGTAATCGTAGCGATAGCCGTATTCGTTAGGATACTTTTCAACCAGCTCTTTTGCCTGGTCGAATTTAAAGTCCACGAGCTCTTGCTCTGCTTTCTGAAGAGATGCGTTGAGTTCACCATTGTTCGGATCGCCGTCCAGCAACTGTCGACGTTCTTCAATGACTGCCTCGCGTTGCTCGATCTCAAAACGTTGCTGCAGTTTCTCGAGTGCTACATCTGCCCCACCTGCGTCGGTCTCGCGTGCTTTACTGATCCACAAGATAGCATTCTCAAAATCACCCAGTTTGTGGTAATTATTAGCAAGGTCTCGCATGACGTTGATGTTACCCGGCTCGTCCGCTGCCTTGGTCAAGGCAGATTTGATAAGGGATTCGATAGCGTCTTTCCCTGTAACAGAGCGGCTGGCTTGTTCCAGCTGAACCGCTTCTTCTTCATCTTTGAGCTTGTCACGGAAGTCGTTGTCCTCCTCCCATTTGCCCTCTTCAAGTGACTGAGCTACTGAAGCACGTCGAATGATGGTTTGGGCATCCCCGTCAGAAGGGGCAATACGGATAACTGAATCGCATTTCTTAATGGCCTCTTGAGTTTGCCCGATCTCGATGAGTGCATTGGCAAGTGCCTTAAGGTTTTCTACATTCTCAGGCTCCAGCTCTTCGATACAGGTGTAAGCGAACACGGCAGTGTTAAAATACTTCAGCTCTTCCGCGGCCTGTCCGAGAAACTTATGCGCCATGACATTAGTCGGATCCTCCGTAAGCATGGCCTCTGCAGTTTCCAATACCCGTTTGGGATCCTTTTTAACCTTAGACGCTCCTCCGAGTGCGAATGGAGCGGAGGTTACCTTGGCAAAAAAACGTTTGGCCGCTGAACCCTCGCCAGTCGCGAGCTTTTGGGCATCCCGTAACACCTTGCGGACATCGTAAAGCCCCGGAAACCGTTTCAATATGTCGGTGCAAATGGGAATGGCGTAGGAGGGGTTACCTTTATCTATCGCATGCCGTGCGTTTTGCACCTGTTTTTGAAGACGGGGGTCAATATTTGAAAGGGGCTGTTCAGACATGTGGGTTATTGTTGGGGAGAGCAGGGACCAATATCGGAATAGAAACT
This genomic window from Opitutales bacterium contains:
- a CDS encoding S8 family serine peptidase is translated as MRPPLVKILIALCVLIGLAWLIRGSVQTESFVLDATGAPHLTSPTRPTPLGVTAATPAVWPINTPEKSWYSQAPLASETIELKAERVRIHRRLILRQEDQAPIIHERVVSTVQPDALSEETFYRADRILLSTRTPDEILNKVSRHTAISGIEVMRSSPILRVRLDISDDPFLLPDLKSTLETEHQGLIIGRDYLIATAAIETNDPLSVHQWHLGGSGNDYHIQAFDGWEQRRHARSVVVAILDSGVDISHPDLVPNLWENSGEIAGDGIDNDGNGYVDDVHGIYTNHPEIEVSDPNGHGTHVAGIIGARGDNRLGVTGIAWQTQLMAVRFMGEDGSGYLSDAVEGFDYARLNDARVINCSFGSPSNSSFMRRAIERARDAGVVVVAAAGNDGSDTDVVPGYPALYTTSNVISVASTQQNGALSNFSNFNSTDIDVAAPGSRIASTYPVDQGSYVYLSGTSMATPVVAGMIALLMEEEPNLETVALIDRIKATSRVPSRGRLPVASGGIVSLSGALSGTPPANPPTISDEIEELIIPVGNTLSLSPTVNSDTDVEYSWIGPDGSYLGATLGLEISSANISDSGIYSLTATNEAGSTQRSWNVTVMTPSMEIAASSGALELPWISSSGLEWINQTNPYVMHSPAMTHNESSSVSVYVDGPGTLHLEYYVSSEAYFDFFEVKVDGITVLRKSGNVFWDSLALDLNSGQSVITFSYDKDHSVSHGEDRVSIRNVWLEEESAPEIILQPRNLTLAAGESGVASLSVDHAIGATFVWFHNEIEIANTQRPKLAIIGSLDASGSYHVELVHGTNRTVSDTFSVRLVEDDSGESDDNLSPLPNETPITLMVGELRVEVEDSRNGFSISEAGDWLLKGDTPVSFSFNASETGAFSLSLSELADLTWAVTVDNAKQDLIAGEPGTYWFAAQAGERVTITATNTSNEPVSFVWDLNQFVPDTQGPVAIFTAQSNVIDSLQDLESIYSIVSASTYSIDWTLTPLEQGTIVASSDSSILSQLEAAEYRFSMSIDHPAGVFDLPEVDLAYVGDRSGLFPDSVVLTGNWYQHARLGLYYFESLPWIMTPHSGWWHIAEMSSDRRTFWARDTSLGWIRIDLATFPYVWSDERNSWLYLYIDGAERSVYAFDKATWIE
- the nth gene encoding endonuclease III, producing MLKKERAAYIFELLNRLYPDPPVPLDHKDPYTLLVAVLLSAQCTDERVNQVTPSLFTLADNPADMARQTVSDIQAIIRPCGLSPAKSKNIHRLSEILIDAYDREVPADLEKLEALPGVGHKTASVVMSQAFGVPAFPVDTHIHRLAQRWKLSDGRNVAQTEKDLKRIFPRDSWNKLHLQIIFYGREHCQARRVCDGAAHGCEVCTTCFPRRKTPVDFRRA
- a CDS encoding N-acetylmuramoyl-L-alanine amidase, with the protein product MTVSFRITLATLGFSIFLSGCGPQNEEATVVYADPETVVAWMNEVYAPNLDWADAVKVSEDEERIEIWSQSGDLLGFARLKDVRRPEPQPPFFVVLDPGHLGGEWGPMEHRHFKIDDGPVFQEGDVVLRVAQRVRELLVDEAIDIVLTREGDRPATKKRADDFYEKARAAILGNDAGSKDAISQDQQDQIKSLAERLFYRSAEIEARARVLNAGPRPDLVVCIHINGTSWPDPEKFTLVDENNLHVLVHGTYMRGELDSDAARLELLQKMAHGDFVQEMAAAEIFTRHLKEATHLPAYTYTGDNATQVDQEGYIWARNLAANRRFEAPVVFLEPYVANSVAAYTHFAAGDYEGYREIDGRQRLSMVEEYAQAIAAALREWSDR
- a CDS encoding type II toxin-antitoxin system YoeB family toxin, with translation MIPSHHGKRKQSRRVDRENRLVCKWIEEDRCVVFLQCRYHYERN
- a CDS encoding type II toxin-antitoxin system VapC family toxin, with translation MNIVDSSGWLAYFADEPTADFFAEPIECVEDLLVPSITLYEVFKVLLREAGKDRAFQGVAVMLQGRIVELNTEYSLESAAIGLAEGLAVADSIIYATALKCDGILWTQDVHFEGKANVKYTSKVTEA
- a CDS encoding AbrB/MazE/SpoVT family DNA-binding domain-containing protein, whose product is METVTISPKFQVVIPQKIREQLGLRSGEKVQMIPFDGRVEIIPSKPMKQMRGFVKGINTEIDSK